A single genomic interval of Thiovulum sp. ES harbors:
- a CDS encoding phosphoesterase, MJ0936 family (TIGRFAM: phosphoesterase, MJ0936 family) — protein MKIGIISDTHKKIGRAKKAIDLLLQEGAEYIIHAGDIVKKEVLDYLEEKQIVYLAVYGNNDMALYQYHNQYNLVQEPYYFKIKDYTFKLMHHPYYMTKDTDVLIYGHTHIFHSQVYDDTILVNSGEACARDFPRSKVAILEIKDEQFIVNSFSREIKSENWKKTVFKYQNRTGKKI, from the coding sequence GTGAAAATCGGCATTATTTCAGATACACACAAGAAAATTGGTCGTGCAAAAAAGGCAATTGATCTTCTTTTACAAGAGGGTGCTGAATATATTATTCATGCTGGAGATATAGTAAAAAAAGAGGTTCTTGACTATTTAGAAGAGAAACAGATCGTCTATCTTGCTGTTTATGGAAATAATGATATGGCACTTTACCAGTATCACAATCAATATAATCTTGTTCAAGAACCCTACTATTTCAAAATAAAAGATTACACTTTTAAGTTGATGCATCATCCTTATTACATGACAAAAGATACTGATGTTTTAATTTATGGACATACTCATATTTTCCACTCGCAAGTCTATGATGACACAATCCTTGTCAATTCTGGGGAAGCTTGTGCGAGGGATTTTCCAAGAAGTAAAGTGGCAATTCTTGAAATAAAAGACGAACAATTTATTGTAAATAGTTTTAGTCGAGAAATTAAAAGTGAGAATTGGAAAAAAAC
- a CDS encoding HD-GYP domain-containing protein (PFAM: HD domain), translating into MFILSQLALDYVGIDDIFHGKRVSFLSHLIAKEIGYSEEDINDIIFEGLLHDCGVSSTVTHAKLINELDWENSHEHCVRGSKLLIDTPIFKKYAPTIFYHHTHCNELPKKTDISIRERANITYLADRIDILIATGRTVDEVLKILEGNRNTLFYTNLIDAFLKVLQKSDPVNIIKDKDRVEIFFEKGKEEIPLLARIVAVADIFQALAQNRPYRKGLEPKIIMKILKDMAEHNKIDGAVLYIVDRNLDSCYKKALPEIKSSMV; encoded by the coding sequence TTGTTTATTCTCTCTCAACTTGCACTTGACTATGTTGGAATTGATGATATTTTTCATGGCAAGAGAGTCAGTTTTTTATCGCACCTCATCGCTAAAGAGATTGGATATTCAGAAGAAGATATAAACGATATTATTTTTGAGGGACTTCTTCACGATTGCGGAGTCTCATCAACTGTAACACATGCAAAACTTATCAATGAACTTGATTGGGAAAATAGTCATGAACATTGTGTTCGTGGAAGCAAATTACTTATCGATACACCAATTTTTAAGAAATATGCACCAACAATTTTTTATCATCACACTCATTGTAATGAACTTCCAAAAAAAACTGATATTTCTATTCGTGAAAGAGCAAATATCACATATCTTGCAGATAGAATTGATATTTTAATTGCAACTGGAAGAACTGTTGATGAGGTTTTGAAAATTCTTGAGGGAAATAGGAACACTCTTTTTTATACCAATTTAATTGACGCTTTCTTAAAAGTTCTCCAAAAAAGTGATCCAGTCAATATTATAAAAGATAAAGATCGAGTTGAAATCTTTTTTGAAAAGGGAAAAGAGGAGATTCCGCTTCTTGCTCGAATTGTCGCGGTTGCTGATATTTTTCAAGCTCTTGCCCAAAATCGTCCGTACCGAAAAGGTCTCGAACCAAAAATTATCATGAAAATTTTAAAAGATATGGCTGAACATAATAAAATTGATGGCGCAGTTCTCTACATTGTTGATAGGAATTTAGATAGTTGCTACAAAAAAGCTCTTCCAGAAATCAAAAGTTCTATGGTTTGA
- a CDS encoding ATP-dependent protease HslVU, peptidase subunit (PFAM: Proteasome subunit~TIGRFAM: ATP-dependent protease HslVU, peptidase subunit), with protein MEQNIKATTILAYRTEKEAVIGGDGQVTFGNTVLKGNANKLRTFHSGKILAGFAGSTADAMNLFDMFDGFLSQRKGDLVKAVIDFSKAWRKDKVLRRLEAMMIVLDINNIYILTGNGDVVEPEDKAIASIGSGGNFAISSARALAKHSNLSAEEVVRESLEIAGDLCIYTNKNIRILKIESE; from the coding sequence TTGGAACAAAATATTAAGGCGACAACAATTCTTGCTTATCGAACTGAAAAAGAGGCAGTAATTGGTGGTGATGGTCAAGTTACATTTGGGAACACTGTTTTAAAAGGCAATGCGAATAAATTGCGGACTTTTCACTCTGGTAAAATCCTTGCGGGTTTTGCTGGTAGCACCGCCGATGCGATGAATCTTTTTGATATGTTTGACGGGTTTCTTTCACAACGAAAAGGCGATCTTGTAAAAGCTGTTATTGATTTTTCAAAAGCTTGGAGAAAAGATAAAGTTTTAAGACGGCTTGAGGCGATGATGATTGTTTTGGATATAAACAATATTTACATTTTGACTGGAAATGGCGACGTTGTAGAACCAGAGGACAAAGCAATTGCATCGATTGGAAGTGGTGGAAATTTTGCGATTTCATCAGCTCGAGCATTGGCCAAACATTCTAATCTTTCGGCGGAAGAGGTTGTTCGAGAATCTTTAGAAATCGCTGGAGACCTTTGTATCTACACAAACAAAAACATTAGAATTTTAAAAATAGAATCGGAGTAA
- a CDS encoding ribosomal protein L9 (PFAM: Ribosomal protein L9, N-terminal domain; Ribosomal protein L9, C-terminal domain~TIGRFAM: ribosomal protein L9), producing the protein MRVLLLKDVKGTGAKGEVKDVKDGYGRNFLVKNGLAKIATDDVLEKFEADQKEKAENEKKEIAEANTLKEKLKNLKIVFNRKAGKGGALFGAVTKDDIVSAYSEKFGIEIDKKNIETTHVLKHTGVYTLDLKLGHGIHASLNVEIEAK; encoded by the coding sequence ATGAGAGTTCTTCTTTTAAAAGATGTTAAAGGAACTGGAGCTAAAGGTGAAGTCAAAGATGTTAAAGACGGATATGGTCGGAACTTCCTTGTCAAAAACGGCTTAGCGAAAATTGCTACCGATGATGTTCTCGAAAAGTTTGAGGCTGATCAAAAAGAGAAAGCTGAAAACGAGAAAAAAGAGATTGCAGAGGCAAACACTTTAAAAGAAAAACTGAAAAATCTGAAAATTGTTTTCAATAGAAAAGCAGGAAAAGGCGGAGCTTTATTTGGTGCTGTTACAAAAGATGACATTGTAAGTGCTTATTCTGAAAAATTTGGAATCGAAATCGACAAAAAAAATATCGAGACGACTCATGTGTTAAAACACACTGGTGTTTATACTCTCGATTTAAAATTGGGGCATGGAATTCATGCTTCACTAAATGTTGAAATTGAGGCTAAATAG
- a CDS encoding DNA/RNA helicase, superfamily II (PFAM: Helicase conserved C-terminal domain; DEAD/DEAH box helicase), whose translation MNFKEFNLKQEVFKAVEIAGFVEPSPVQIEAIPAVLEGKDVVAQAHTGTGKTAAFGLPVLSNLELNGQVEALIVVPTRELAVQVSDEIFKFGRSLGIRTATIYGGTSYKRQLDHIKNASIVIGTPGRLLDLIKGKVTDPINISPKTLILDEADEMLDMGFLDDIKEIFSYMPSERQTLLFSATMPHEIRNLSEQFLVDPKIISITKDKVTNDNITQSYYVVEERERDEALVRLIDYKNPTKSIIFCRTKREVDRVAGILNSQGFSAKALHGDIEQRVREAVIRDFKSKDGEILIATDVASRGLDVSDVTHVFNYHIPFDSESYVHRIGRTGRAGRDGFAVSIITPQEYRSLQKIEKSTGSKLITKVIPNISEVREKKMESFASRVEETENSDDGTTLVTMLENEYDDKTLLYKFASIIAEDYKIRGSDIIGKTLDDIERIKKYSSHGGGRDRGGRGGYRKGGGGYRGGNHRDGGGDRGGYRGGNRRDGGRDGSRDGGGDRGGYRGGNRRDDRDGGFRRDRRDRRDRRDRDY comes from the coding sequence ATGAATTTTAAAGAATTTAATTTAAAACAAGAAGTTTTCAAGGCAGTAGAGATAGCTGGTTTTGTAGAGCCTAGTCCGGTTCAAATCGAAGCAATTCCTGCCGTTTTAGAGGGAAAAGATGTCGTTGCACAGGCACACACAGGAACAGGAAAAACTGCAGCATTTGGATTGCCAGTATTATCAAATTTAGAATTAAATGGGCAAGTTGAAGCCCTAATTGTTGTTCCAACAAGAGAACTTGCTGTTCAAGTTAGTGATGAAATTTTTAAATTCGGTCGAAGTTTAGGAATTCGAACAGCTACAATTTACGGAGGAACTTCGTATAAAAGACAATTGGATCATATTAAAAATGCATCAATTGTTATTGGGACTCCAGGAAGATTACTTGACCTCATCAAAGGTAAGGTTACAGACCCGATAAATATTTCTCCAAAAACTCTCATTCTTGACGAAGCTGATGAGATGTTAGACATGGGATTCCTTGACGATATTAAAGAGATTTTCTCTTACATGCCATCTGAGAGACAAACTCTACTTTTTTCAGCAACAATGCCACATGAAATCAGAAACCTTTCTGAGCAATTCCTTGTTGATCCAAAAATAATCTCAATCACAAAAGACAAAGTAACAAACGATAATATTACACAATCTTACTATGTTGTTGAAGAGAGAGAGAGAGACGAAGCTCTTGTTCGACTTATCGATTACAAAAACCCAACAAAATCTATTATTTTCTGCCGAACAAAAAGAGAAGTTGATAGAGTTGCAGGAATTTTAAATTCTCAAGGTTTTTCAGCAAAAGCACTTCACGGTGATATTGAACAGAGAGTTCGAGAAGCTGTAATTCGAGACTTTAAAAGTAAAGATGGTGAAATCTTAATTGCGACTGATGTTGCATCTCGAGGACTTGATGTTTCTGATGTAACTCATGTTTTCAACTACCACATTCCTTTTGATAGCGAAAGTTATGTTCATAGAATTGGACGAACTGGTCGAGCTGGTCGAGACGGATTTGCAGTTTCAATTATTACTCCGCAAGAGTATAGAAGTCTTCAAAAAATCGAAAAAAGCACAGGTTCAAAACTTATTACAAAAGTAATTCCAAATATCTCAGAAGTTCGAGAGAAAAAAATGGAGAGTTTTGCAAGTAGAGTTGAAGAGACTGAAAATTCTGATGATGGAACAACACTTGTTACTATGCTTGAGAATGAGTATGATGACAAAACACTACTTTATAAATTCGCTTCAATTATCGCTGAAGATTATAAAATCCGAGGTTCTGATATAATTGGAAAGACTCTTGATGACATCGAACGAATTAAAAAATATAGTTCGCACGGTGGTGGTAGAGATCGAGGCGGTCGAGGTGGCTACCGAAAAGGTGGTGGCGGATACCGAGGTGGCAATCATCGTGATGGCGGTGGTGATCGAGGTGGCTACCGAGGCGGAAATCGTCGTGATGGCGGTCGTGATGGCAGTCGTGATGGCGGTGGTGATCGAGGCGGATATCGAGGTGGAAATCGTCGTGATGACCGTGATGGTGGATTCAGAAGAGATCGACGGGACAGAAGAGACCGAAGAGATCGAGATTATTAA